GCGAAGACTCCGACAGTGATGTTCGCCTGACCGACGATTCGGGCATCGACATGAGCAGTGACAGCGATGTGAAGCTCGTAGATGCCGATGCGGAACAGGATGAGGAACTCATGGATCTGGATCTGGGAAGCGACAGCGATGTGAAACTCGTTGCTGACAACTCCAGCCCGATGGGTAGCGAAAGCGACGTCGCCCTGGTGGGCAATGACGACCTGGAACTGGTCAGCGACAGTGATGTCGCTCTGGTTTCAGATGAAGGCGACGATTCATCCATCCTGGCCGAAGACAGTGGCATCTCACTGGCGTCGGACAGTGGTATCTCCCTGGCCGGTCCGCTGGACAGCGGGATTTCTCTCGAAGGTGCAGATGAAAGTGGGATCTCACTGGGGGGAGACGATGACAGTGGTCTCTCGCTGGCCGATGATGAAAGCGGCATCTCACTGGAAGACGATACAGGCAGCGATATCTCGATTACAGCCGACAGTGGAATCTCGCTGGAGCCGTTCGATGCTGAAGAAACCAATCCTATGATGGCATCCGGCGCGAGCAAAGATGCGACCATGGAAATTCCCGCGCTGGATGATGACGATGACAGCAGCTTCGACCTGTCTGCCGATGATTCGAACGCGGATACCAGCGTACTGATGCTGGATGACGAAGGCAGTGCCGGTGGGTCTTCCGGATCCGTCATTCTGGACTCCGATGAAGATGGTGAATCCGGAATTTTTGATGAAGACGACGACTTCGCCAGCGACGACGGCATGTCGGATGTCTTTGATGAAGACGAAGATGACTTCGACGACATCTACGACGCTGACGACGACGACTTCGACGATTCATTCCAGAGTGGAGAAAGTCACGCCGAGTTTGTAGCGCCCGCTTCCTTTGCTGGTGGACGTGGTGCTGCGATGGCCGCTCCCGAACCGGAGTGGGGTGTTGGCACCTTCGTCGCTCTGGGCTTCTCAACCGTGCTGATGTGTCTGTGCGGCGTCATGATGTATGACCTGGTCCGCACGATGTGGCACTACGACGATCCGTCCACATTCAGCTCGACTCTGCTGGATACTTTCGGCGGCTTGTTCTAAACTCGCAGTCGAACATTGATCTACATATACAGACCGCAGGTCACAGTTACCCTGCGGTCTGTTTTTATGCGCAGTTGAAGCTGCAAAGATGAAAAATTTCCCCCTTCTCAGGAGATCAATCTGGTCTGGGTGGGAATCAGGTCAGGCAGATCGATATAATCAGATCTGGTAAGTTTCAAATCGTATCATTCGTTTTCAATACTATCTGGTGTTTTTATGCTGAACTGCAAATCGCTGCTCGTATTTGTTCTCCTCGCTCAATTTTCCGTCTCCCCTGCCCTGGCACAGGAACGTGAGTTAACATATCGCGATCGACGTCCACAGGAATACAAGCTCACCGCACGGGCCAGCGAAATCGATCCGCGTGCCAAAGAACATCCGGAGATTGACTACGTCTTCGAAGCCAAAGGGAAAGTTCAGGACCTGGAACACGCCGTGGTCGATACACGGAAAAAGCCACGGGGTAAACTGGTCATCTGGCTGATGGGATATAACAGCCAGCTGTTTGATGGCCTCTCTAAATTAGGTTTTCACGCAATTCAGGTCCATTATGCAAACCGCTGGTTTTCTAAAGTCTGTCGCGAGAATCCGGTTGGCGAGACCTGCCGGGGAAATGTGAGGCTGGAAGCTGCAACCGGCGAGGACTTTAGCGATCAGGTTTCCATCCCAAAGCCCGATGGTATGAAAGAGCGGGCACTCCAGTTCGTAAAATGGCTGGCGAAAAACAATCCCCAGGGAAAGTGGGACTATTACCTGACTCCCGACGGCAACGATCTGCGCTGGGATGATGTGATCATGGCGGGAAGTTCGCATGGTTCCACCACCGCTGCCCGTTTTGCCAAGCATCAAAAGGTGAGCCGGGTCGTGATGTTCTGTGGTCCCCGCGATCAGTATCAGAACTGGCAGTCCCTCCCCTCAGCAACTCCGACGAATCGATACTTTGGATTTTCCCATGTGCTGGACGGTGGTTGGACCGGCGACCATTACTGTCGTTCCTGGGAGCTGATTGGTCTCAATGAATACGGACCGATTGTCAACGTCGATCAGTCAAAGCCTCCTTATGAAAATACACGGCGGCTGATCACCGACTTCGATGTCAAAAACAATACCCGCCGCGCCCACTCTTCCGTCGTACCTGGTGGCAGTGCTGGTAAGAATGCGAAAGGCCAGTACATCCACGAACCAGTCTGGCTGTACCTGTTTACGCAACCAGTCGACAAAGTTGGCAAGCCGGTCCCATTGGATCCGGGTTGTGAGAAAAACCAGCGTGACAGCTGAGAGCTGAAGCCGTGATTAAGGCCGTTATTTTTGATCTGTATGGAACTCTGCTGGAACTCACGCAGGACCACAGACCTTTTTTACAAGTGGCGAAACACTGTACGTCGCTGAGTGTTCAGGCAGCCATTCACAAAGCACTGATCAATGATTGCCCTACCCTGAAAGCCTATGCCAGTCTGCTCCGGTTGAAGACACAACTCAACCTGGAGGGACTGGAACAGATCCTTGCTGATGACCTGCTCAAGGTGAGGCTCTTTCCGGATGTGCTCTCTGCATTAGAAAAACTTCAAAGCCAGCAGGTGAAAACTGCGGTCATCTCCAATTTAGCCACGCCTTACATCCGCCCCTTCGATGCGCACAATCTTCGCACTCACTTTGATGTTGTTCTCTTCTCATGTGAATGCGGTCTCTCCAAACCTGATCCTGCGATTTATCAACGGGCCATCCAGCAACTGATTTTAGCCCCTGAAGAAATCCTGATGGTTGGCGACAGCTATGCTTCAGATGTTCTCGGACCAGCGACAGCAGGCATCAAGGGCATTCATCTCGTGCGTTCGAGTGAAGACAGTTCTGCTACAGCTGTGATCTCTGGTTTGGAGTCACTGTTCGATTTTATCTGACTGGAACTGCCCCATACGAAGCTCAACTCTGAGGTAAACGTCCCCAGACCTGCACGATGCGGGGTAAGCCGGTAACGGTTCGCTGGTCTGCAGCAAACGCATTGAGTTCATCCACGATCTGGTCAATTTCCTCAGAGGATGCCAGTCCGTCTGCCAGAACCGCATCGGCAATGTTCTCCATCGTCAAACCGTTGAGCAGTTTGACTTCACCAGTCAGCCCCGTAGGTTGCACGACTGATACCTGAATGGATTCCAGCCCGCAGTCCATGACAAGCACAGGCAATCGCTGCCCGATATGCGGATCACCGCCCCGGTTCTGAACGACGGTGCAATACAGTTCATAGAACCTGCGAAACGCACCAGTTTCCGGCCAGGCAAATGAGCCACTCAAGTCGATGTCCTCCAGCGCCAGGATTCCTCCCGGACGTAACTGGTTTAGAAAAGAACTGAGAACCGCTTCCGGATTGCTGAGATGAGTCAGCACAAAACGGGAATAAACGACATCATATTCCGGCGGGCCTGCAGCATCCCGCACATCGACCTGACGATATTCCAGGTTGGATAAACCCAGGTCACGTGCTTCCTCTTGCGCGACGGAGAGTTTGGTGGCATCAAGATCAATGCCGACAGCCCTACCCGCGGGAGCAATGCGGCAAGCCAGTTCGCGCGTCACATCTCCTCCGCCGCAACCCACATCCAGACAATTTAGACCATCAACCAGCTCCAACCGATTCAAAAACGAGGAAGTGCTCTCCAACATGACACGCGACAGAACCCGTAATCGTTCCCGACCAGGCAGACCACCTCGAATGGCATAATGTGGAGTCTCAGTCATCCGTGTATCCATCCACTATTGAATTAATTGGTGTGCATTCTTTTCGAATGCATGCTCTGCGACCTCAGCAAAATAACGTAAACCGTCGCCAGCGACCACCTTCTTTTTGAGAAGAGGGGGGGGGATCCGTGCCCAAAGATGACTCACAGCGAAACTTCTAAGGTAAAAACCAGTAGAGCAAACGGTTAATTCCCACCAGCCAGTTACTTACATCAAATTCCCGGTACGCGCCACTTACAATCATGACGACTGAGAATCAGAATACTCTGAGTTTATTCAGAAAATCAGAAAAAACTATGTAGTCTGCCTGCTTCATCTGGAATGTAGTTAGAAGGGGCCCTCTCCTATTGGATTTGAGACACTGAAGTAGATCATATACAGGCCTACTGATGAATGAAGTTATCGTCAACAATGAGTTCTTTCAGCTGCTGTTACAGCATCAGGGGCCCTTGCACGCTTACGTACTTTCCCTGGTAGGTAATACTACTGATGCCCGAGATTTACTGCAGGACATCAATCAGTGTCTGCTCGAAAAACGGGACACCTTCACCCCGGACAGTAATTTCCTGGCCTGGTCTCGCAAAGTTGCTTTTTACAAGATCCAGTCATACTGGCGTGACAAACACCGTAACCGCCTGCTGTTCGACGACGAGTTACTCAACAGCATGTCCGAGACCATCGACAGCCTGCCCGATCTATATAACGAGCAGATCGAAGCCCTCAAATCTTGTATCAACCACCTGCCTGCTGACAAACAGACCATGATGCAACAACGCTACGGGCAATTCATGCCTCTCAAACAAATTGCTGACTACTGGGGAAAATCGGAAAAAGCGATCAGCGTCATGCTCTTGCGGATACGCTTGCGGCTTCAGGATTGCATCCAGAAAACACTCTCTGCAAGGCCCCGCATCTGATGATCTCTGAAAACACTTCGAACTGGGAAGACCCCCTGCCCCGGCTGGTCGCTCTGTATTTCGATCAGCGACTGGATGAGTCCGAACTGCAGCAGTTGCAGACGCGACTGAAAACGGACCCGGATGCAAGAGTCTTTTTCGCTCAGTTTTCGATCCTGCAGACTCAGCTGGAATGGGTCTGCACCGACTCAGTCTCACCACGAGAAATGACTCATATTCCGGCCTCCTATCACGCCAGAGCGCGTAACTGGAATCTGATTCTCTATATCTCATGCTGTATCTGCCTGGCGATCGGCGGACTGTTTTTCATGTATCTGACAACTCCCGTCGCTCACGTTTATCCAACCGCTGACAGCCACTGGGAATCCGGTTTGATCGCAGATGAGGAAACGCTGCTTTCAGGTTCGCGCAGACAGCTGTCGAGAGGTGCCATAGAAATTCGCTTCACTTCCGGATCGATCGTTAACCTGCAGGCACCAGCGCTGTTTACAATCCAGGGATCGAATGCGGTCTTTCTGGAAGCGGGAAAGCTGGTTGCCGACATCCCTGAAGCAGGACATGGCTTTACCGTGGAAACACAGTCCGGTCAGATTGTGGATCTTGGCACATCTTTTTCCGTAACCGTAGAGGCGGACCGAAACACGGAAGTCAAAGTCTATCGGGGTAAAGTCCAGGTCGCTGGTACAACAGATTCGCAAACTCCACTCGACCTGTCAGCCAACCACGCGGTGGAGATCGACTCCATATCCAGGTCAATCCTGCCTCGGGACTATACCAGCAGCGATTTCATCCCACTGATTGCCCGCGATTACAGCGTAGACAGTTTCAGCGAAAATGTTGTGTTTCAGGAACAGTTTCCGGATCAGATCGCCCGGGGAGAGTTTCAGCTTCTTGAACGAGATGGCACAGTCTTTCTCTTTCCCGAACTGAGAGAGATCCAGCTCTACAATAACCTCAATGTCTCCATCAGCCAGCCTGGCAGCTACTGGTCCTACGAGCAGATAGAAACGGATACCGATTTCATCCCGCGGGGAATGAAAGTCGACTGCTACCGACTCTATTACGATCCAGCCAGCAACAAGAATGACATGCTGCCGGTAGAAGGCACGATTCACTTTCATCAGCCTGTGTTGGGAATGATTACCACCAGAAACCGGCTGCTGGAAACCGACCACATTCTCAATCCCCTTTGCCAGGGAGGCAACTGCCCTCAGATTAAACACCAGGAAATCGAAACCCGAGTATCAGAGAATGGCAGCCGCCAGGACATCATTACACTCTCCGAAGACCGCAAAACGCTCAACTTCAAACTATTCACAGGTACAAACTACATCGATGAATTCAGGGTGCTGGTTGCAGCCCCCTAGCCTCTGCGCAATGCGCTTGTTTTCACAGTCATCCCGGGTCGGCTATATCCATATTTTCACCAGTGAGCTGAGACTGTGAATTGCCATACCGAGTTGTTATCTGCTTCATTATTCAAAGGAGTTTTTTATGAAACCTGATCGTTCTGCTAAATACGTTCGAGGCTTCACATTAATTGAGTTACTCGTTGTAATCGCGATTATCGCAATTTTAATTGCCTTACTGCTGCCTGCAGTTCAACAGGCTCGCGAAGCGGCGCGGCGCTCGCAATGCAAAAACAATCTCAAACAGTTCGGTCTGGCGATGCACAACTATGCCGACACGCATGGTGTGCTGCCCTGCCTGAAGGGAGGCGCAGGGGGAGATGTATCCGGTGCAGGACTGTTAGACACCGGAACGGGCAACCGCAGCTGGATGAGCGGCATTGTCTTTCTGCTTCCCTTCCTCGACCAGGCACCTCTGTGGAACCAGATCTCGAGTCTACCCGGTCAGGGAGGCCGACCGAATGATCCCAATTCGTTTCCCCAACCTCATCTGGCTCTCATGCTCTGCCCCTCCTCACCTGTGCCACCACGTGCAGAAGGTGGACTGGCACCTCGCAGCTACTGCTTGAGCGTAGGGGACACCATCAATGACAACATCTCTTCCAAGAATCCCCGCGGGCCTTTTGGCTGGCTCTCTGACACCCGGATGCGTGATTTTCTGGATGGGACCAGCAATACCATTCTGATGGCAGAACGAGAACTGGGAGGCACCGGATCCTTTCTGGGGCGTGCTGCCGCTTCCATCTCCAACCTGGACACGAACCCCGCAGCCTGCCTGAGTACGATTTCAGGGAACACCTATAACGTCACCATGGACGGTCATCGGATGGGTCAGCGCTGGGCCATCGGATATCCGTTTTACTCCGGGATCACCACGGTACTTCCGCCGAACAGTCCTTCCTGCTCTTCGAGCGGACACCAGGGATGGGGCATCTATTCTGCCAGTAGCCTGCACACAGGTGGCTGCCACGTGTTGATGGGAGATGGTGCGGTACGCTTTGTCAGTGAAAATATCGATTCCGGTTTCCCCTCTGATCCACAGGTGACGACCGGTCCCAGCCCCTACGGTGTCTGGGGCGCATTGGGAACCATGAGTGGATCGGAAACCATTGGAGAGTTTTAATCCTCTACTCAATACAACAAACAGAAAGAATCGCCATATGAATCACATCTGGAAACAACTCCTACTCAGTCTTACCCTGCTCTGCGCTGCCGGCCTGACTACCGGTTGCAGTGATGACAGTGGCCCTGCTGATGCTCCGAAAGAAACGACCCCCGAACCAGGGGACACCACACTTCTGGAACAGAGCCTGCCCGGTCAGATTTCCTGACTACTGTTTCAGAATGCTCAAGACGCCTGCCTGATTTTAATCCGGCGGGCGTTTTTTCCTGGAAGTAAGATCGCTGACCGGTTTATACAAGTCGGTATGAGAGACCTGTAGAATTGGTGTGTCGCATTCAGAGCTGTCAAAGCAAGAAAGAGTTCAACCAGCGTGAGCTCTTGTTTGCGGCGGATTCTGTTCTTGAGAATTGGAATTCTTTTCCTTACGAGTCAACTGCAGCACGAGAAACCCCTCTCCCCTGTATTTCAGAATTAATCGGATCGCTCCTTTGTAATGCTGTTTTAGATAAGAGTCGATCAGTGGAACCTGTTTCTCGCGCGTGATCAAATACATTTGATCTGAATCGATTAACTCATCCATCGGCGACTGAATTTTGTAAGCACGCAGCTTCTCCTGAAAATGGGGAGATTGCTGCAGCCCATTCAAGAACAGAAACTTGAAATCCCTGATTTCGGATTGATTGTCATAGGGCAGAAAACTCTCAATGGGAAGCATCCACATACTGACAAACACCTTCTCAGGCCAGCGTTGGTGCATTTCCGTCAGATTCTGTTTGAAACCAGCATTCCTGGCCACAAGATGATCTGACCACTTTTTCTGATCCCAGACCAGTAACGCACATCCCAGCAGCAGAATGACGACACCGATTTTAAACAGAACCCCTCGAGAGGGAGATTGCGTATCAGTTGTCACATTCCAACCGGTCTGATTCAGGAGCAACGTGAAATAGAAGGGAAGTGAAATCAGACAGGTCAAGACCCGCGAAGGCAATTTCAAATAAACGATCAGCATGATCATTATCAGGACCACCCAGAATAGAGTCCATCTGATAATGGAACGTTGCCAGGACCGTCTCTGGTTCAGCCGATTGAAGACAATTGTAGCATAAAGACAAATCAGGAAAACCGGATGCACGGCTGCATGTCGGGCCGAGTGAATCCAGGCTTTTTTTACCTGGGGAAATTCACTGAGCTTTAGAGCATCCGTTTTTTCTTTGAACTTCTGTAGTCGTTCCAGGCTGTATGTATCCTGATCGAGATAGACCCACTCCCGCAGCATCTGGTAATCCGTATTACTCCAGCCGACTTCGTCGAAGATGGGTTTCGTCGTTTCTACATAAGGAATTTGCGTGTAGTTGATTAATAGAGCTGTTACAGAATGGTAAGGCAGAAAGACGCGCCACGCTTCATCCTGCTGGTAGTATTGGCGATCATAATATTGCCCCCCCAGCACTCCACAGATCGCAAGAGTTGCAGGCAGGAGATAAGGTTTCAGTTTATTGCTCCTGGCCATCTGCCATCCGATGACTATCAGAATTGGCAGACTTGCCAGACACAACATTTGCAGACTCGCATAACGAATCAGACTGGCATAAATCAGACAAGCGGCACCTTCCCATTTGAGCCAGGGAAGATGACTCCCTCGTTGATCCTGAAACAGGCTGACGATCACCAGTGACAGACCGGCCAGGCCGACCATAAATGCCGTCGTGGTGAATTGCAGATGAGCCAGAAAGTAAATCCCGACTCCCAGATAAAAAATCAGGTAGCTCAAAACCGAGAACTTGTTTCGGCTCAATAGCAGAATGGCATACAACAACAACCAGTGCGCCAAAAACTGAGAAAGCAGCAGATAACTGCCGTACCATGGAACATCGGGAGCGACAGAGTAAAGCTGTTTCAGAGTGCTTCCCAATAGCACATTCGAATACAGCAGGTGCTCATCAGGCCCCTTGACCGTTCCGTATCCGGATGCAACCAGCGCCATAACAGGGTCGTCGTTGGTGTCATAAGTGGGCGTCATCAGCAGATGTGTCAACCCAAACAACAAGATCACAACACCTGCTGCGCAACGCGCCGGTGACTGGCAGTACCAGTTCAATAGAGTGGAGATTCTGGATTGTTCTTCCTGGGACGACATCGGCTACCAGTCGAAAGTGAAATAGCGGGAATAACAGACAATATCCGATACAAAAGCAAAATATATACCAGTTCCACTGCGTCGGGTTATAACAATAATCCGGATTAGAGATCTCATGCATCCGCAAAGAACGCTGAAATCCTCTAGAAAAGCCCCCTCCAATAGCAGTAACCTCGTTAGTCTCACCGTTTCGAATTACGGGGACCCGGCGCTGAGCAAATGGCACTGTTGTTGCTATTACATAGTTCATATTTGACTCAGTTTCGCAAATCATGATCGGCCAAGATGATAATGCACCTGACCTCGTCAGGGGTGATGTACATAATTGGATACATTTTGTATGGCGTCGTTAATCCCGTTCAACAAACCGTTTTTTGCTGGTAAAGAACTGCATTATATTGCCCAGGCAGTCACGCTGGGAAATATCTCTGGAGATGGTGATTTTGCGCGGCGCTGTGTGGAGATTATGCAACAGCGTTTCCACGTTCATAAGATCCTCCTCACACCGTCCTGTACGGCGGCCCTGGAGTTGTCAGCCATGCTGCTGGAGCTTCAACCTGGTGACGAAGTCATCATGCCATCCTATACTTTTGTTTCGACGGCCAACGCCTTCGCCCGCATGGGAGCGAAACCCGTGTTTGTCGATATCCGTCCCGATACGCTCAACATGGATGAACGACTGGTCGAGGAAGCGATTACCGAAAAGACCAAAGCGATCGTCCCCGTGCATTATGCCGGCGTCGGTTGCGAAATGGATCTTATCCTGACGATCGCCGACAAATATGGACTGCGTGTGATTGAAGATGCAGCGCAAGGCGTGAACGCCCAATACCAGAACCAGTATCTTGGTTCGCTGGGTGACCTGGGTTGCTACAGTTTCCATGAAACGAAAAACTTCATCTGTGGTGAAGGAGGCGCAATCTGCCTGAACTCAGAAGAGTTCGTCGACCGGGCACACGTTCTGCGCGATAAAGGAACCAATCGGCAGGCATTCTTCCAGGGACTCGTAGATAAATACACCTGGTGCGACATCGGTTCTTCCTTTGTATTAAGCGAATTGAACTGTGCGTTCCTCTATGCACAACTGGAAATGTTTGACGAGATCAATCAGAAACGTCAGCAGATCTATGAACTCTACAGGCAGAGCCTGCAACCACTCGAAGAAGCTCAGTTACTGCGTATGCCCCGGATTCCGGAAGACTGCGTCAGTAATCATCACATGTTTTACATTCTACTTCCCAGTAAAACGGTGCGGGATGGACTGCTGGCTCATTTAAAGGAGCAACAGATTCATGCCGTCTTCCATTACATTCCACTACACACTTCCCCCGTCGGACAGACATGGGGATATCGTGAGGGAGACTTGCCGGTTACGGAGCAATGTGCGGCGTGTTTACTGCGTCTTCCTTTCTACTATGAAATTACCCCTGAAGAACAGCAACTGGTCGTTTGCGAAATAGAAAAGTTTCTAACCAAAAATGTTTCTCAGTCCCTGTTGCCAGACAGTTTACAGTTGAAGACTGATTTTCAACGCCCTCTCGATACCCCTTAAAAGTTACCGACAATGAAAATCACTCTTCATTGTCATTCAAGTTTACATATTTCAGATTGATACGATGAAAGTTTCTGTATCAAAATCAGGACCGCTAATCAGTGTCGTGACTCCGGTATACGGAGCACACGACCTGCTGGAAGAGCTTTATGCTCGCCTCATCCAGGCTTTATCCCAGATTACTGAAGATTATGAAATCATCATGGTCAATGATGCCAGTCCCGATGATTCCTGGTGTCTGATCCAGCGGTTCGCAACACAGAATTCTCGACTTAAAGGAGTCAATTTATCGAGAAATTTTGGCCAGCATCATGCGATTACAGCCGGCCTGGAATTCGCCCGAGGGAAATGGGTTGTTGTCATGGATTGTGATCTGCAAGATCAACCTGAAGAAATCCCCAAGCTGTATCAAACTGCTCAACAGGGATTTGATGTGGTAGTCGGGATTCGTCACACCAGACAGGACACCACAATCAAGAAGCTATGTTCTCGCTATTTTTACAAGGTATTTGCCTATTTCACCAATACCAGAATTGAACACCAGATAGGAAATTTCGGTATTTATTCGCGCAAGGTCATTCGGAGTATTTTGAAATTTAAGGAACAGACAAGATCGTTTGGACTCTTTGTGATCTGGGCTGGTTTCCGCAGAATCGAGATCCCGATAGAACATGCAAAACGCCCCACCGGAAAGTCTACCTATAACTTCCCCCGTATGATCAGCCTGGCTTTCAACTCTATTATTGCCTACTCCAACAAGCTATTAATCCTCTTTGTCAAAC
The DNA window shown above is from Gimesia sp. and carries:
- a CDS encoding DUF1559 domain-containing protein produces the protein MKPDRSAKYVRGFTLIELLVVIAIIAILIALLLPAVQQAREAARRSQCKNNLKQFGLAMHNYADTHGVLPCLKGGAGGDVSGAGLLDTGTGNRSWMSGIVFLLPFLDQAPLWNQISSLPGQGGRPNDPNSFPQPHLALMLCPSSPVPPRAEGGLAPRSYCLSVGDTINDNISSKNPRGPFGWLSDTRMRDFLDGTSNTILMAERELGGTGSFLGRAAASISNLDTNPAACLSTISGNTYNVTMDGHRMGQRWAIGYPFYSGITTVLPPNSPSCSSSGHQGWGIYSASSLHTGGCHVLMGDGAVRFVSENIDSGFPSDPQVTTGPSPYGVWGALGTMSGSETIGEF
- a CDS encoding FecR family protein, whose protein sequence is MISENTSNWEDPLPRLVALYFDQRLDESELQQLQTRLKTDPDARVFFAQFSILQTQLEWVCTDSVSPREMTHIPASYHARARNWNLILYISCCICLAIGGLFFMYLTTPVAHVYPTADSHWESGLIADEETLLSGSRRQLSRGAIEIRFTSGSIVNLQAPALFTIQGSNAVFLEAGKLVADIPEAGHGFTVETQSGQIVDLGTSFSVTVEADRNTEVKVYRGKVQVAGTTDSQTPLDLSANHAVEIDSISRSILPRDYTSSDFIPLIARDYSVDSFSENVVFQEQFPDQIARGEFQLLERDGTVFLFPELREIQLYNNLNVSISQPGSYWSYEQIETDTDFIPRGMKVDCYRLYYDPASNKNDMLPVEGTIHFHQPVLGMITTRNRLLETDHILNPLCQGGNCPQIKHQEIETRVSENGSRQDIITLSEDRKTLNFKLFTGTNYIDEFRVLVAAP
- the rffA gene encoding dTDP-4-amino-4,6-dideoxygalactose transaminase, with translation MASLIPFNKPFFAGKELHYIAQAVTLGNISGDGDFARRCVEIMQQRFHVHKILLTPSCTAALELSAMLLELQPGDEVIMPSYTFVSTANAFARMGAKPVFVDIRPDTLNMDERLVEEAITEKTKAIVPVHYAGVGCEMDLILTIADKYGLRVIEDAAQGVNAQYQNQYLGSLGDLGCYSFHETKNFICGEGGAICLNSEEFVDRAHVLRDKGTNRQAFFQGLVDKYTWCDIGSSFVLSELNCAFLYAQLEMFDEINQKRQQIYELYRQSLQPLEEAQLLRMPRIPEDCVSNHHMFYILLPSKTVRDGLLAHLKEQQIHAVFHYIPLHTSPVGQTWGYREGDLPVTEQCAACLLRLPFYYEITPEEQQLVVCEIEKFLTKNVSQSLLPDSLQLKTDFQRPLDTP
- a CDS encoding methyltransferase domain-containing protein, whose protein sequence is MTETPHYAIRGGLPGRERLRVLSRVMLESTSSFLNRLELVDGLNCLDVGCGGGDVTRELACRIAPAGRAVGIDLDATKLSVAQEEARDLGLSNLEYRQVDVRDAAGPPEYDVVYSRFVLTHLSNPEAVLSSFLNQLRPGGILALEDIDLSGSFAWPETGAFRRFYELYCTVVQNRGGDPHIGQRLPVLVMDCGLESIQVSVVQPTGLTGEVKLLNGLTMENIADAVLADGLASSEEIDQIVDELNAFAADQRTVTGLPRIVQVWGRLPQS
- a CDS encoding sigma-70 family RNA polymerase sigma factor, with the translated sequence MNEVIVNNEFFQLLLQHQGPLHAYVLSLVGNTTDARDLLQDINQCLLEKRDTFTPDSNFLAWSRKVAFYKIQSYWRDKHRNRLLFDDELLNSMSETIDSLPDLYNEQIEALKSCINHLPADKQTMMQQRYGQFMPLKQIADYWGKSEKAISVMLLRIRLRLQDCIQKTLSARPRI
- a CDS encoding glycosyltransferase family 2 protein, which gives rise to MKVSVSKSGPLISVVTPVYGAHDLLEELYARLIQALSQITEDYEIIMVNDASPDDSWCLIQRFATQNSRLKGVNLSRNFGQHHAITAGLEFARGKWVVVMDCDLQDQPEEIPKLYQTAQQGFDVVVGIRHTRQDTTIKKLCSRYFYKVFAYFTNTRIEHQIGNFGIYSRKVIRSILKFKEQTRSFGLFVIWAGFRRIEIPIEHAKRPTGKSTYNFPRMISLAFNSIIAYSNKLLILFVKLGFLLAGFSFLFTLWLLFRYVIWGIPVIGWTSLIVSIYLSTGLMIMVVGAVGIYIGKIFDEVKGRPLYLIESTTFELDSDDE
- a CDS encoding HAD family hydrolase; the protein is MIKAVIFDLYGTLLELTQDHRPFLQVAKHCTSLSVQAAIHKALINDCPTLKAYASLLRLKTQLNLEGLEQILADDLLKVRLFPDVLSALEKLQSQQVKTAVISNLATPYIRPFDAHNLRTHFDVVLFSCECGLSKPDPAIYQRAIQQLILAPEEILMVGDSYASDVLGPATAGIKGIHLVRSSEDSSATAVISGLESLFDFI